Proteins found in one Micropterus dolomieu isolate WLL.071019.BEF.003 ecotype Adirondacks linkage group LG12, ASM2129224v1, whole genome shotgun sequence genomic segment:
- the LOC123980915 gene encoding zinc finger protein 420-like isoform X1: protein MSSSQEKVGASERRRPHRCPLCDKAFMSTHQLKDHQSVHTGERPYHCDLCGKTFTQLSSVRTHQRVHTGEKPYQCDQCEKAFTQPSTLKLHRRRHSGEKPYSCEHCGKSFTDSFSCRQHEHVHTGDKPFQCQLCAKTFLTQSNLTRHRRLHTGEKLYGCQLCGRSFNHHSSYTVHQRIHSGERPYRCRFCDKTFTSSTNHAEHERVHTGERPFSCEQCGKTFSHVTTRLLHKRVHTGEKPHRCQHCGKSFLTSSNLARHVRTHTGEKPYWCDQCKKHFTFSSQLKRHRCV, encoded by the exons ATGAGTTCTTCACAGGAG aaAGTGGGCGCCTCAGAGAGACGCAGACCTCACCGCTGCCCGCTGTGTGACAAAGCATTCATGTCAACGCACCAGCTGAAGGATCATCAGAGTGTCCACACCGGAGAGAGACCATACCACTGTGACCTGTGCGGGAAAACCTTCACTCAGTTAAGCAGCGTAAGAACGCACCAGCGCGTCCACACGGGAGAGAAACCGTACCAGTGTGACCAGTGTGAGAAAGCTTTCACTCAGCCGAGCACGTTGAAACTCCACCGGCGCCGTCACTCTGGAGAGAAACCCTACAGCTGTGAACACTGCGGGAAGAGCTTCACTGATTCATTTTCATGCCGACAACACGAACACGTCCACACGGGTGACAAACCTTTCCAGTGTCAGCTCTGCGCCAAAACCTTCCTCACACAGTCGAATCTGACGAGACATCGGCGCCTCCACACGGGAGAGAAACTGTACGGCTGTCAGCTGTGCGGACGCAGTTTCAATCATCACTCCTCGTACACCGTCCACCAGCGGATCCACAGCGGAGAGAGACCCTACCGGTGTCGGTTCTGCGATAAAACCTTCACGTCATCCACCAACCACGCTGAGCACGAGCGCGTCCACACGGGGGAGAGACCGTTCAGCTGTGAGCAGTGTGGGAAGACTTTCAGCCACGTCACCACTCGCCTGCTGCACAAGCGCGTCCACACCGGTGAGAAACCGCACCGGTGTCAGCACTGCGGCAAAAGCTTCCTCACGTCGTCGAACCTGGCGAGACACGTGCGGACTCACACCGgggagaaaccgtactggtgcgACCAGTGTAAGAAACACTTCACCTTCTCCAGTCAGCTGAAGAGACACCGCTGCGTCTGA
- the LOC123980915 gene encoding zinc finger protein 675-like isoform X2, translating to MSTHQLKDHQSVHTGERPYHCDLCGKTFTQLSSVRTHQRVHTGEKPYQCDQCEKAFTQPSTLKLHRRRHSGEKPYSCEHCGKSFTDSFSCRQHEHVHTGDKPFQCQLCAKTFLTQSNLTRHRRLHTGEKLYGCQLCGRSFNHHSSYTVHQRIHSGERPYRCRFCDKTFTSSTNHAEHERVHTGERPFSCEQCGKTFSHVTTRLLHKRVHTGEKPHRCQHCGKSFLTSSNLARHVRTHTGEKPYWCDQCKKHFTFSSQLKRHRCV from the coding sequence ATGTCAACGCACCAGCTGAAGGATCATCAGAGTGTCCACACCGGAGAGAGACCATACCACTGTGACCTGTGCGGGAAAACCTTCACTCAGTTAAGCAGCGTAAGAACGCACCAGCGCGTCCACACGGGAGAGAAACCGTACCAGTGTGACCAGTGTGAGAAAGCTTTCACTCAGCCGAGCACGTTGAAACTCCACCGGCGCCGTCACTCTGGAGAGAAACCCTACAGCTGTGAACACTGCGGGAAGAGCTTCACTGATTCATTTTCATGCCGACAACACGAACACGTCCACACGGGTGACAAACCTTTCCAGTGTCAGCTCTGCGCCAAAACCTTCCTCACACAGTCGAATCTGACGAGACATCGGCGCCTCCACACGGGAGAGAAACTGTACGGCTGTCAGCTGTGCGGACGCAGTTTCAATCATCACTCCTCGTACACCGTCCACCAGCGGATCCACAGCGGAGAGAGACCCTACCGGTGTCGGTTCTGCGATAAAACCTTCACGTCATCCACCAACCACGCTGAGCACGAGCGCGTCCACACGGGGGAGAGACCGTTCAGCTGTGAGCAGTGTGGGAAGACTTTCAGCCACGTCACCACTCGCCTGCTGCACAAGCGCGTCCACACCGGTGAGAAACCGCACCGGTGTCAGCACTGCGGCAAAAGCTTCCTCACGTCGTCGAACCTGGCGAGACACGTGCGGACTCACACCGgggagaaaccgtactggtgcgACCAGTGTAAGAAACACTTCACCTTCTCCAGTCAGCTGAAGAGACACCGCTGCGTCTGA